One Myripristis murdjan chromosome 18, fMyrMur1.1, whole genome shotgun sequence DNA window includes the following coding sequences:
- the LOC115376171 gene encoding uncharacterized protein LOC115376171 → MEATTQESASAVPGVVVAQEEVTAAGPAVLEERQKIDKAKAVFVPSVCVSDVQLESSANAVATGSNRDSSRIRLVKVVCGSFHQGDARFVYGGVQCMAIALVSLAKHTVRTAFSWDRLDLDRALVEGDELYTSLRDLNIFSHVSNLLSVPDLPQHLELDGQVFRFSFGDTVLGEIGVTEGEYIDFGVFISLRNGLERIFSQYSTCLLTLCGNTTAIVCEDGRFAVVDSHSRSNTGLLQSDGTSVVLHFACLDDLHYYICRLADSLSSRQKLFELCGVGVSGGASPARSGVSVESLITGMSAAPAPESSVVTEAGRKSDVSAGSCVPECGVSIAASPALSGISVMTFSSEVSSGSAAEPTVANGRKRVISSGTCMSKKFKSFDASEVSLDLQFVSTARKEELVFRPLSIDVCRVLCSKLNVDCVKVGSAVSTEVGLLGVPCSKDRIVADGNCFFRAISQAVSGSQKHHRRIRLAVCKELQRNADRYQSLLRSEYSSVLEYIEQSRMRRVSSWATEVEIQATADWLGVSVFTFHDGRWLRYSCSSQPLSVECVYLENIRGQHFENVVCVFKPGLHSCFEYCKVREVAGYSIRSRMMDVLDSDNTAVRYSSDVVGSVVGVEDSDKVVEAARELVSVRMSGKSKYLRQKQRKQEKFNLSLREKRQLRIRKTYQGNVVFREKAKVWSVGNYCKNLAHRERVKKLSVSKYRESIEHRERVKAKSLGKYRDSVEHRERVKARSSVKYRDNIEHRERVKTKSFVKYRDNIEHRERVKAKSFVKYRDSIPHREKVIERSKSKYHGSVEHKQKVISGVKLSRKQKVEKAEDFAFVMDHFLAKVRDGPDFVCCVCHRLLFRFQVVSCAREVYRRSSATAAIADRCIGEHYLHRCNEECVVPCSLVSSRGQLWICFTCHGKLSAGEMPAECWVNNLALDPIPSELGCLNSLEQHLIALHIPFMKMLALPKGGQNGVHGPVTCVPANIVQTTNVLPRSSMEGSLLQVKLKRKLTYKGYYEYQFVDTLRVRQALEYLKRTNVHYRDIDFNDEWVNEFVRQEDREKEEAESGSEDEAVEVRSGQDRGQGEIGDVQESADIGQDELLHDRQQHCMFQDTCLMPVDIGQEALDQYFKDILNIAPAEGNSPVRMLSDHTNEAKCFPVLFPAGDKTFHDGRSHHLTLSRYLNNRIMHADGRFARNVEYIFFAQYMSELDRVVSSVSIALRKGKGGQRPQRITEDMLTDADALKQLLACDDGFRFLKPIRGTPAFWQSVQKDVMACVRQLGIPTWFCSFSSADMRWQNLLTSILKQEGRSQTVEDLEWADRCELLRRNPVTAARMFDYRWHCFLKEVLMSPCQPIGKIIDYFYRVEYQQRGSPHVHCLFWIEGAPQIDRNTDEEVVKFIDRYVTCELPSDDDTLLDTVSSVQTHSKRHSKSCRKHKTTCRFNFPKPVSARTFICRMLECKCDKKKTAETEPGSENRPVCKCFEDRDKMPENVAQAILTAVKLAVDSDVPPVSVEDLFCALGINQEIFELAYRRLEKRHKVVYRRGVNEVWVNQYSKQLLKCWNANMDISFVTDAYAVVIYILSYITKAEREIGLLLTNAQKEAKTQGNLSAKEALRKLGSVYLHNRDVCAQEAVYRLTNMHLRECSRKVVFVPTGSKIVRMSLPLSVLRQKAASCDLGEDEMWMTGIVDRYKNRPNSDVFANMCMATFASEYRVLSKNEKSKDRIQLNNDLGFILRRTRTQFAVVRYMRFSLDRQEEAHFQSLLQLFLPYRTDSDLKPAGFELFEQFYNDGQVTFSDGSVHSVRDVVGENRARFEVNCPHLELAQEIAAQNNGVDEDVWGELCPEQEAERLEGLEEQRQQREAEIAEEQLVEAMENVPDLIVGGRQVAQVERNRSTLSRSDGLALIRSLNETQLAVFYKVRQWCLQKVMGKNPEPLRVFVTGGAGTGKSHLIKAIEYEAGRLLSTLCDQPDDICVLLTAPTGIAAYNLNAATIHHTLSIGKQASLPYTPLGEDKLNSLRAKLSQVQILIIDEISMVDHNVLAYVHGRLRQVKQTGDFSPFGNVSVIAVGDFYQLPPVKGKPLYSSPVGVDLWCNFSIVELKKIVRQKDSVFAELLNRLRVHSRATPMLDSDVEMLKMRETGEVSSALHIFATNRQVSEHNLNYLFDCCPDYVTVEAQDFVNNRTTGNLERMPRHHGVAADTSLPETLCLARNARVMLCKNVDVADGLVNGACGTVTQLVFGEDSTFPLTVYVRFDDENIGSDRRKKRAHAAVECLQSTAIDPETERATKRGGVRRQFPLRLAWACTVHKVQGLTVDEAVVSLKRVFAPGQAYVALSRVRALSGLIIRDFTEKVIYCKDAIKEALDSMPPFLIEQPKPSLNTHSFSVYLMNVQNLSRHLVDLVSCTQHLQLTCIAVTETWLTAQSSLDGVQIEGYTFNNRPRGLCYSSSNPKLLELKNLEHGGVGLYSVGNLDCNILQVPDLNLECLVCLCNKFNILLAVIYRPPCYPNSLFKQNLGRLLDWLHPISNTIVIMGDFNENILKTSSISKFMGEKGFSQHVTQETTEKGTLIDHVYVKTTRYNVECAVMPTYFSDHEGVLCSFTVKDDQG, encoded by the coding sequence atggAGGCGACAACCCAGGAGTCTGCCAGTGCGGTGCCGGGGGTGGTCGTCGCTCAGGAGGAGGTCACCGCAGCAGGCCCTGCCGTCCTGGAGGAGCGACAGAAGATCGACAAagctaaggctgtttttgttccttctgtttgtgttagtgaTGTTCAGTTGGAGTCTAGCGCtaatgctgtggcaacaggGTCTAACAGAGATAGCAGTAGGATTAGGCTAGTGAAGGTTGTGTGCGGATCGTTTCATCAGGGCGATGCGCGTTTTGTGTATGGAGGAGTCCAGTGTATGGCTATAGCTTTGGTcagcttagccaaacacacGGTGAGGACCGCGTTTTCGtgggacaggctggatctggatcgcgcgttggttgaaggtgatgagttgtacaccagtttgcgtgacctcaacatcttcagccatgtgtctaatctgctgtctgtgccagatttgccacaACACTTGGAATTAGATGGACAAGTGTTTAGGTTCAGTTTTGGTGACACAGTGTTAGGCGAAATAGGCGTGACCGAAGGTGAATACATCGACTTCGGTGTGTTCATCAGCTTGCGAAATGGACTGGAGAGAATCTTCAGTCAGTACAGCACATGTCTTTTGACACTGTGTGGAAACACTACTGCCATCGTGTGTGAGGATGGACGGTTCGCTGTGGTCGACAGTCACTCACGCAGTAACACTGGCTTGTTACAGTCTGACGGTACAAGCGTGGTTCTGCATTTCGCATGTCTTGACGACCTGCACTACTACATCTGTCGTTTGGCTGACAGTCTCAGTTCAAGGCagaagctctttgagctgtgtggtgttGGTGTCAGCGGGGGTGCAAGTCCAGcgcggtctggtgtgtctgtggagagtctcatcactgggatgagcgctgctccagcaccagagtctagtgtggtcactgaggctgggagaaaaagtgaTGTGTCTGCAGGCAgttgtgtgcctgagtgtggtgtcagcattgccgcaagtccggcactgtctggcatttctgttATGACTTTCTCCAGCGAAGTGAGCAGCGGTTCAGCGGCAGAACCAACAGTGGCTAATGGCAGAAAGCGTGTCATTTCTTCCGGCACTTGTATGTCGAAGAAATTCAAGAGCTTCGATGCTAGCGAGGTCAGTTTGGACCTACAGTTTGTTAGCACGGCGAGAAAGGAAGAGCTGGTTTTCCGTCCCCTTAGCATAGATGTCTGTCGAGTGTTGTGTAGTAAGTTAAACGTTGACTGCGTGAAGGTTGGTAGTGCAGTATCCACAGAGGTGGGGTTGTTGGGTGTTCCTTGTAGCAAAGATAGGATTGTGGCTGATGGTaactgcttcttcagagccatctctcaggctgtgagtgGTTCTCAGAAGCACCATCGCAGGATCAGGCTAGCTGTGTGTAAAGAGTTACAGAGGAATGCAGACAGATATCAGAGTCTTTTGAGGAGTGAgtactcctctgtgttagaGTACATTGAGCAGTCCAGAATGAGACGTGTGAGCAGTTGGGCCACAGAGGTGGAGATTCAGGCGACAGCCGATTGGTTAGGCGTTAGTGTGTTTACGTTCCATGATGGACGTTGGTTGAGGTATAGCTGTAGTAGTCAGCCTTTGTCGGTAGAGTGTGTGTACTTAGAGAATATTAGGGGACAGCATTTTGAGaatgtggtttgtgtgtttaaGCCTGGACTGCATAGTTGCTTTGAGTACTGTAAAGTTAGGGAAGTGGCAGGTTATAGCATTAGGTCTAGAATGATGGATGTTTTAGATAGTGACAACACAGCGGTTAGGTATAGTAGTGATGTAGTAGGTTCTGTTGTGGGTGTAGAGGATAGTGACAAGGTTGTGGAGGCTGCTAGGGAGTTAGTGTCAGTTAGAATGTCAGGGAAGTCAAAGTATCTTCGgcagaaacaaaggaaacaggaaaagtttaatttgtCGCTTAGGGAGAAACGTCAGTTGAGAATTAGGAAGACATATCAAGGAAATGTGGTGTTCAGGGAAAAGGCAAAGGTGTGGAGTGTAGGGAATTATTGTAAGAATTTagcccacagagagagggttaaaAAGCTGAGTGTtagtaaatacagagaaagcattgaacacagggagagagtgaaggCTAAGAGCTTGGGCAAATATAGGGACAGTGTCGAGCATAGGGAGAGAGTAAAGGCCAGGAGTTCTGTCAAATATAGGGACAACAttgagcacagggagagagtaAAGACCAAGAGTTTTGTCAAATATAGGGACAACAttgagcacagggagagagtaAAGGCCAAGAGTTTTGTCAAATACAGGGACAGCATTCCGCACAGGGAGAAAGTTATAGAAAGGAGTAAGAGTAAGTATCATGGTAGTGTAGAGCATAAGCAGAAAGTTATTTCTGGGGTGAAGTTAAGCAGGAAGCAGAAGGTGGAGAAGGCAGaagattttgcttttgttatgGATCACTTTTTGGCaaaggtcagagatggaccagattttgtgtgctgtgtttgtcatAGGTTGTTGTTTAGATTTCAGGTGGTGAGTTGTGCAAGGGAAGTTTATAGGCGAAGTTCAGCAACAGCTGCTATTGCAGATAGGTGTATAGGCGAGCATTATTTGCACAGATGTAATGAGGAGTGTGTTGTGCCGTGTTCCTTGGTGTCATCGCGTGGTCAGCTTTGGATTTGTTTCACGTGTCATGGTAAGCTTAGTGCAGGTGAGATGCCAGCTGAATGCTGGGTTAATAACTTGGCACTTGATCCCATTCCATCTGAACTGGGATGTCTGAATAGTTTAGAGCAGCATTTGATAGCGTTGCATATTCcatttatgaaaatgttggcACTGCCTAAAGGGGGGCAGAATGGAGTACATGGACCAGTGACATGTGTTCCAGCCAACATTGTTCAGACGACGAATGTGTTGCCGCGTTCAAGTATGGAAgggtctctgcttcaggttaagctgaagcGGAAACTCACGTATAAAGGCTATTATGAGTACCAGTTTGTTGATACGTTGCGTGTAAGACAGGCGCTAGAATATTTGAAGAGGACAAATGTGCATTATAGGGATATAGACTTTAATGACGAGTGGGTTAATGAGTTTGTTAGGCAGGAAGATAGGGAAAAGGAAGAGGCCGagtcaggcagtgaggatgaggcagTTGAGGTTAGGTCAGGTCAGGACAGAGGTCAGGGTGAAATTGGTGATGTACAGGAATCAGCAGACATAGGACAGGATGAACTgttacatgacagacaacagcactgcatgtttcaggacacttgtcttatgcctgttgatattggtcaggaagctttagatcagtattttaaggatattttgaaCATTGCGCCTGCAGAAGGGAATAGTCCGGTAAGAATGCTTTCTGACCACACGAACGAGGCAAAGTGTTTCCCTGTGTTGTTCCCTGCGGGTGATAAGACCTTCCATGACGGACGGTCTCATCACTTGACGTTGTCGCGTTATCTTAATAACCGGATTATGCATGCCGACGGTCGTTTTGCGCGGAACGTCGAGTACATATTTTTTGCGCAGTACATGTCAGAGTTGGACAGggttgtgtccagtgtttccATCGCTTTGCGTAAGGGcaaaggaggtcagaggcctcAACGCATTACTGAGGACATGTTAACGGATGCGGACgccttgaagcagttgttggcgtgTGATGACGGGTTTAGGTTTCTTAAACCCATTAGAGGAACTCCAGCCTTTtggcagtctgtccagaagGACGTGATGGCTTGCGTGCGTCAATTGGGTATTCCGACGTGGTTTTGTTCGTTTTCGTCTGCGGATATGCGCTGGCAGAATCTCctgaccagcatcctgaaacaggaaggcagatcgcAGACGGTAGAGGATTTGGAGTGGGCTGACAGGTGCGAGTTGCTGCGTCGTAATCCGGTCACCGCGGCGAGGATGTTTGActacaggtggcattgttttctgaaagaggttctcatgtctccctgtcaacCAATCGGCAAAATAATCGATTACTTTTATAGGGTAGAATATCAACAAAGAGGCTCACCACAtgtacactgtttgttttggatcgAGGGTGCTCCCCAAATTGATAGAAACACAGATGAGGAGGTGGTAAAATTTATTGACCGTTACGTTACATGTGAGCTaccctcagatgatgacacactattggacacggtgtcatctgttcaaacacattccaaacgacattcaaagtcgtgtagaaaacacaaaacgacatgtcgtttcaatttcccaaaacctgtttctgcgcggacattcatttgtagaatgTTAGAATGCAAGTGCGATAAGAAAAAGACAGCGGAGACCGAACCTGGTtcagaaaacaggccagtcTGTAAGTGTTTTGAGGATAGGGATAAGATGCCAGAAAACGTTGCGCAGGCTATTCTAACAGCTGTTAAGCTGGCTGTGGACAGTGATGTGCCTCCTGTTAGTGTAGAGGACTTGTTTTGTGCTTTAGGAATAAATCAGGAAATCTTCGAGTTGGCTTATAGGCGTTTAGAGAAGAGGCATAAGGTTGTGTATAGGAGAGGGGTGAACGAGGTTTGGGTCAATCAGTATAGTAAGCagttgttgaagtgctggaacgctaacatggacattagctttgtcaccGACGCCTACGCAGTAGTAATATACATACTATCGTATATtacgaaagcagagagagaaattggcctattattgactaatgcccaaaaagaagccaaaacacaagggaatctctctgctaaagaagccctgcggaagctgggcagtgtatatttacacaacagagatgTTTGTGCGCAGGAGGCGGTGTACAGGCTAACGAACATGCACCTTAGGGAGTGTTCCAGgaaggttgtgtttgtgccgacagGGAGCAAGATAGTTAGGATGAGTTTGCCCCTTAGTGTTTTGAGGCAGAAGGCGGCCTCCTGTGATCTTGGGGAGGATGAGATGTGGATGACAGGCATAGTGGATAGGTATAAGAATAGGCCTAACAGCGATGTGTTTGCAAACATGTGTATGGCCACCTTTGCATCTGAGTATcgtgttctcagcaaaaatgaaaagtctaaGGACAGAATTCAATTGAACAATGATTTGGGATTCATTCTGAGGAGAACacgcactcagtttgcagtggtgcgGTACATGCGTTTCAGTTTGGATAGACAGGAagaggcacattttcagagcctgctgcagttgtttcttccttatagaactgactcagacctcaaacctgcaggctttgagctgtttgagcagttctATAACGATGGCCAGGTGACGTTTAGCGACGGGTCTGTGCATTCGGTTCGCGATGTCGTCGGCGAGAATAGGGCCAGGTTTGAGGTCAATTGTCCTCACCTTGAGTTAGCTCAGGAGATAGCTGCGCAGAACAACGGGGTAGATGAagatgtttggggtgagctgtgtcctgaacaggaagcggaaCGCCTAGAAGGTTTagaggagcagaggcagcagcgggaagCTGAGATAGCTGAGGAACAGTTAGTTGAAGCGATGGAGAATGTTCCAGATttgattgttggtggcagacaggtagcgcaggtagagagaaacaggtccaCGTTGTCTAGAAGTGACGGTTTGGCGCTTATTaggtctctgaatgagacacagctGGCTGTTTTTTATAAAGTGAGACAGTGGTGTTTGCAGaaggtgatgggtaaaaacCCAGAGCCTCTGCGTGTATTTGTCACAGGTGGCGCAGGAACGGGGAAAAGTCATTTGATTAAGGCTATTGAGTATGAGGCAGGgaggctgctgtcaacactttgtgatcaaccagacgatatctgtgttttgttaactgCTCCTACTGGCATAGCTGCATACAatttgaatgcagcaacaattcatcacacattgagtattggcaaacaggctagtttaccttacacccctctgggtgaagataaactaaactctttgcgaGCTAAATTGAGTCAGGTCCAAATTTTAATCATAGATGAAATCAGTATGGTTGATCACAACGTGTTGGCTTATGTGCATGGTAGGTTGAGGCAGGTGAAGCAGACAGGCGACTTTTCCCCGTTCGGTAATGTTAGTGTGATAGCTGTCGGGGACTTCTATCAGTTGCCTCCTGTTaaagggaagcctctgtatagtagtcctgttggtgtggacctgtggtgcaatttcagcatcgtggagctgaaaaagatagttAGGCAGAAGGATAGTGTTTTTGCTGAGTTGCTTAATAGGTTAAGAGTGCATTCCAGGGCCACCCCAATGTTAGATAGCGATGTTGAAATGCTGAAGATGCGCGAGACcggcgaggtgagctcagccttgcatatctttgcgacgaataggcaagtaagtgagcacaacctaaattatctgtttgactgttgtcctgattatGTCACCGTTGAAGCGCAAGACTTCGTGAataacaggacaacagggaatttggaacGGATGCCCAGGCATCACGGCGTTGCGGCGGACACGTCTTTACCGGAGACTCTGTGTTTAGCGAGGAATGCGCGAGTGATGTTGTGTAAGAACGTGGATGTTGCGGACGGCCTGGTcaatggagcatgtggcacggttactcagttagtttttggagaggattccacgtttcctctcaccgtgtatgttagatttgatgatgagaatattggttcagataggagaaaaaaacgtgcacatgcagcagtagaatgcctgcagtctactgccatTGATCCAGAGACGGAAAGAGCCACTAAACGCGGCGGTGTGcgtcgtcagtttcctctgaggttagcgtgggcttgcactgttcacaaagtgcaaggactcaCTGTGGACGAGGCGGTAGTGTCCTTGAAGAGGGTGTTTGCACCGGGGCAGGCATATGTAGCGCTTAGTCGTGTTAGggccttgtctggactgatcatcAGGGATTTTACAGAGAAGGTAATTTACTGCAAGGACGCCataaaggaggccttggatagcatgcctccatttttgattgaaCAGCCAAAgccttcattaaatacacacagtttctctgtgtatttaatgaacgttcAAAATTTAAGTCGCCACTTGgtagatttggtgtcttgcacgcagcatttgcagcttacctgtattgctgtgacagaaacgtggctcactgcacagtctTCATTAGACGGTGTCCAAATTGAAGGTTACACTTTCAACAACCGTCCTCGAGGCTTGTGTTACAGTAGCAGTAACCCCAAATTGTTAGAGCTTAAGAACCTAGAACATggtggagttggtttgtatAGTGTAGGCAATTTGGACTGTAACATTCTGCAGGTGCCCgatttgaatctggagtgtttggtgtgcctgtgTAACAAATTCAACATACTGTTGGCAGTAATATATCGTCCACCATGTTATCCAaattctttattcaaacaaaatctggggaggttacttgattggttacatccaatcagtaacacaattgtaataatgggggatttcaatgagaacattttaaaaacatcatcaatttcCAAATTTATGGGTGAAAAAGGTTTTAGTCAGCATGTGACACAAGAGACCACAGAGAAGGGGACACTAATTGATcatgtttatgttaaaacaacacgGTATAATGTCGAATGTGCAGTCATGCCCACGTATTTTAGTGATCATGAAggtgttttgtgtagttttactGTTAAAGATGATCAGGGGTGA